From Synergistes jonesii:
AGGCGCGTCAAAAGGCGGCGCGGCGGACAAAGAGAGCGTCGCCGAAACCGTCCGCGCCGCGCTGAAGGATAACGGCATCGAAACGCAGCTCGCGATAGGGCGCTCCGGCTACAGAGTCGACATAGGGGTCCTCGATTCGGAAAACGAAGGAAGCTACATGCTCGGCATACTGCTCGACGGCGAAAGTTATGGCTCGTCGAAGACGACGCGCGACCGCGAGATAGCTCAGACAAGCGTGCTGCGCGGCCTCGGCTGGAACGTCATGCACCTCTGGACGATGGACTGGTGGGACAACGGAGGAAGAGAGATCAAGCGCATCCTCGCCGAGATAGAAAGGATAAAGCAAAAAGCTAAAGAAAAGGGGGCGGAGAGGAGCGCGCCGGAAATAACGGCGGCACAGCCGGCCGCAGAAGCCCCGGAAAGGCCCGAACCAAGCGCGGCCGCGAGGGCGGGGCGAAGCGAGCCGAAGGAGGAAGAGATTCCGCGCTACACAGCCACAGCCCTAAAAGAACGCGCGATAACGCCTGAAGACTTTCTGCTGCCGCGACACACCGCCGCGATACGCGCGAAAGCCCTCGAAGTAATAGAGCATGAAGCGCCCGTCAGCGAGGCGCTCGCGACGCGCCGCGTCGTGCGGAGCTTCGGCATAGCGCGCGCCGGCAGCAGAATACAGTCGCGCATGGAAGAGATATTCGCCTCGCTGCGCCTCAAAAGCACCATGCAGGGCAATGTGAAAATCTACTGGAACGAAGATCAGGCCCCCGACGATTACCGCATATTCCGCGCCGCGGCCTCCGGCGCCGACAGGCGCGACGCGCTGGACGTCCCCGTGCAGGAGGCCGCTAACGCTGTGCTGCGCGTCCTTGAAGAGCAGGTCAGCCTGCCGAAAGAAGAGCTTATCAAAGAAGCGGCGAAGCTGCTCGGCTGCGCGCGGCAGGGCGCGGCCGCCACCGCGCTCTTCACCGCCGCCGTGGAATACGCGTCGGCGAAGGGCAGGGTAACGCAATCCGAAAACGGGAAGCTGACGCTGGGCGCTAAAGGGCCCGAAAAACGGTAAAAATGGTAAAATGGAAGCGCCGTAATAATAAAAGAATTTATCTCCGCCGCCGCGGAAATACTGTAACACCGCAGCGGCAGCTGGTATTAACCGACAAGATTGAGAGGTCCGGCAGGCTATGAGAATAAAAAACACTCTGATCGATAATTCATGCGATGATTTTTCGATGGTTAATACGCTAAAGACCTGTATAATGGCCGATGGTATAAACGAGATAATGATCGCTTCCGGCTATTGGGACCTGCCGGCGGTGTCCCTTGTTTACGACGAACTGCTCGCCTTCCTGCAGCGCGACGGCACAAAACTTCGCCTGCTTATCGGCAGAGATCCGAACGTACGCGCTTATCAGAAGAGCATCCCCAAGACGGTGGATCCGAAATTCCCCGAAGACTACATCAGAACAGACCTCGAGACGCTCGCGACCGAAGGGATGAAAGAGCAATATCAGCCCGTAGTGCAGCTTCTTCTGGACTATTGCGGCAAAAAAGATAAATTCGAGATTCATATCTTTCGCCGGAATGAAAACGAAGAAACCCAGTTCCTTCATTCAAAATGCTATATCTTCAAGGGCGACGCTGACTCCTTTGGCATCATCGGCAGCAGCAACTTTACCAAGATGGGCCTGGAAGACAACGCCGAACTGAACTACCTGGAGACGGACGGCAGCAGGGTAATGGCTCAACCTGTAAAAGGAGCGCCAAGCAAAGGACATGACTTTTGGTTCAAAGAAAAATGGGATCTATCAGTACCGTGGGAAAAAATATTTCTGGAAGAAGTGCTGAAGCCGTCGCCGATCATGCCGCCGGAAAAGCCATCCAAAATTAAAACGCCACTGATAACCCCTTATGAAACCTATATAAAGTATCTACAGATGTACTTCGGAGACATCACAGACACAAGTGTCGATGAGCAGCTGAGGTCATATCTGCCGTCGGAAATCAACGAATACTCCTTCCAGACAGATGCAGTTAAGCAGTGCTTTTTCATTATGCGACAGTATGGCGGTTTTTTCCTCTCGGACGTGGTCGGGCTCGGCAAAACAATCGTCGCCTTCATGGTAATCAGAAAATTCATTGAAGACGCTGAAGCCATGGGGCAAAGCCGCAGCGTGCTCGTCGTAACGCCTCCGGCGATTCAGAAATCATGGCTTGACACCATGGAGAAATTCGACGCAGTATCAGACGGCACACTTAACGGCAATGTCACATTCGTCAAGACAGGCAGCATAGACATAACCGCCAGCGGAGAACTTGCGCGGGAAGACGAAGAATTAGAATCCGACAACCTCGAAAGCGAGCCAGAAGATAGAAACTACGGCCTGATCATGATCGACGAAAGCCATAACTTCCGCAACAGCGGCACGCAGAAATATGAGTCAATAAATTCGCTTATCAACAATATCACTCGGAAGACCGGCAGGCCGCCCTTCGTCGGGCTGCTCTCAGCGACACCGCAGAACAACTCACCGGAAGACCTTAAAAACCAGATATACCTCTTCCAGCGAACGCCTAACAAATCAGACTTCACGGACATCGAAGGCGGCAAGCTGGACTCGTTCTTTGCGGAAAAACAGCGCGAATTCAACGAATGCCGCAACAGCAACACGCCTGAAGCAATAGAAAAGCTGAAAGTACTCTCCGAGGATATTCGCAGAAAAGTCCTAGACCACATTGTTGTGCGGCGCACACGCAAGGACATAAAGCTGCACTATAAAGAAGACGCGGCTAAGCTGAGCTTCCCCACCGTCATGCCGCCGCACAAGCTGGAATACGCTATGGACGGAGAACTCTGCAAACTCTTCTTCGATACAGTCAATGCCATATTGCCGCCAAAAGACGACGAAGAAAAGAAAGAAGGCAAGCACCTTGGCTTTTACCGCTATGCCGCAATCAGTTTCTTTGTTTCAAAGGAGCATAAAAAACTCTATGAAAAGCGCAATCTGAACGTAACAGGTATTACACGCAGACTTGCCAAACTCATGCAGATGCTTCTGGTAAAACGTCTCGAGAGCAGCTTCACGGCGTTCCGCGAATCACTGGAAAATCTGAAACAATATACGCTCAATATGATCGAAATGATAGACAAAGACTGTGTGTTCGTCTGTCCGGACATAGACATCAACGCGGAATTTAAGAAAAACGGATATGATTTTGAAGCTACAAGAATTGCGCTGCAGGAAAAAATCAAGGGAAAACACGCCAGCAACAGACAATACCGCAGTGCAGACTTCAAAGAAGAATACCGCGAACGCCTGGAAGAAGACCTT
This genomic window contains:
- a CDS encoding helicase-related protein, whose amino-acid sequence is MRIKNTLIDNSCDDFSMVNTLKTCIMADGINEIMIASGYWDLPAVSLVYDELLAFLQRDGTKLRLLIGRDPNVRAYQKSIPKTVDPKFPEDYIRTDLETLATEGMKEQYQPVVQLLLDYCGKKDKFEIHIFRRNENEETQFLHSKCYIFKGDADSFGIIGSSNFTKMGLEDNAELNYLETDGSRVMAQPVKGAPSKGHDFWFKEKWDLSVPWEKIFLEEVLKPSPIMPPEKPSKIKTPLITPYETYIKYLQMYFGDITDTSVDEQLRSYLPSEINEYSFQTDAVKQCFFIMRQYGGFFLSDVVGLGKTIVAFMVIRKFIEDAEAMGQSRSVLVVTPPAIQKSWLDTMEKFDAVSDGTLNGNVTFVKTGSIDITASGELAREDEELESDNLESEPEDRNYGLIMIDESHNFRNSGTQKYESINSLINNITRKTGRPPFVGLLSATPQNNSPEDLKNQIYLFQRTPNKSDFTDIEGGKLDSFFAEKQREFNECRNSNTPEAIEKLKVLSEDIRRKVLDHIVVRRTRKDIKLHYKEDAAKLSFPTVMPPHKLEYAMDGELCKLFFDTVNAILPPKDDEEKKEGKHLGFYRYAAISFFVSKEHKKLYEKRNLNVTGITRRLAKLMQMLLVKRLESSFTAFRESLENLKQYTLNMIEMIDKDCVFVCPDIDINAEFKKNGYDFEATRIALQEKIKGKHASNRQYRSADFKEEYRERLEEDLALIESLCGRWEENCADPKMDAFKEAVDKTFFDPRINNPSGHDTQRLVIFTEALSTQSSISKYLTSQGYKVLAISADNRSEMQTEIRENFDANCPKERQRYDYNVIVTTEVLAEGVNLHRANVILNYDTPWNATRLMQRIGRVNRIGSQEAKVHVFNFYPTSQSNEQIKLTQKAYAKLQSFHIMFGEDNKIFSEMEQISDADFRRLIEGEESPFAAFISELKNYKNNHTERYDYLKHLKAKELGGQLPGAECSLFMISTDSGRNTLFTVNEEEEALLTTPLSFIEKLHIDENAAYTGQTDTARYTEIRDKVMKAYNLHVAKSHITSHNISKNINDALAAANEIAKQLDTEEAKGMMRDVNKAIRGGNKFAIDKMKEYMKNKNQGSLFGAEITVDLWVKEMFGKIKIEAARMYGEPYTAIYRIN